In one window of Bemisia tabaci chromosome 4, PGI_BMITA_v3 DNA:
- the Set8 gene encoding histone-lysine N-methyltransferase set-1 isoform X2: protein MEFEKGVTLRGVPYIIIDSFKYRKQRVMADKTVSWRCVFKQCGATVRSDAAGTALLTSVCSVVHRDHVKMDVKPTEHHHRAKSASKRKALEEITLQPEKISRRELHYERNAQKMVDDSDIQYEMEKRLSTTPNPTWRLRSNGHTKITIESPNRTPHKIQLTPPQPLASLQSSPAESRTRRRYRPNYQTSTVPNSENTLCLHKPKQIKQTAKQDVKSVSDSPCRTTQVKLTEYFPVRRSVRKTKREVLEEKQKSIETAVRNNVQDGLDVEVFENKGRGVVTTRKFSRGEFVVEYAGELISHDEARRREQFYAQDENTGSYMYYFVHSNKHYCIDATEETDRLGRLINHSRNGNLYPKIILIDKQPRLVLLANQDIAAGEEVTYDYGDRSKESIKNHPWLLF from the exons ATGGAATTTGAAAAAGGTGTCACTCTGAGAGGAGTGCCGTACATCATTATTGACAGTTTTAAATACCGGAAACAACGAGTTATGGCCGACAAGACTGTTTCGTGGAGGTGTGTTTTCAAACAGTGCGGCGCCACAGTTCGAAGCGATGCGGCAGGAACTGCATTGTTAACCTCAGTGTGTTCAGTTGTTCACCGTGATCACGTTAAAATGGATGTGAAACCAACAGAACATCACCATCGTGCTAAGAGTGCGTCTAAGAGAAAAGCTTTGGAAGAAATCACACTGCAGCCTGAAAAAATCTCAAGGAGGGAGCTGCACTATGAAAGAAATGCCCAGAAAATGGTTGATGACAGTGACATCCAATATGAGATGGAAAAAA ggCTGTCTACAACGCCTAACCCCACCTGGAGGCTTCGAAGCAATGGCCACACAAAAATCACCATCGAGTCGCCAAACCGGACGCCACATAAAATCCAATTAACTCCTCCACAGCCTCTGGCTTCCCTTCAAAGCTCTCCTGCTGAGAGCAGAACCAGAAGAAG GTACAGACCAAATTATCAGACCTCAACCGTTCCAAATTCTGAAAATACACTCTGCCTTCACAAACCAAAGCAAATAAAACAAACTGCCAAGCAAGATGTAAAAAGTGTCTCTGATAGCCCCTGCAGAACGACTCAGGTGAAATTGACAGAGTACTTCCCCGTCAGACGCAGTGTGCGCAAGACCAAACGTGAGGTCCTCGAAGAAAAACAGAAGTCTATTGAAACAGCTGTCAGGAATAATGTTCAAGATGGTCTGGac GTTGAAGTTTTTGAGAATAAAGGACGAGGAGTCGTAACAACAAGGAAATTTAGTCGAGGAGAATTTGTCGTTGAATATGCTGGAGAACTTATCTCACACGATGAGGCAAGAAGGCGAGAGCAATTTTATGCGCAAGATGAAAACACCGGGTCATACATGTATTATTTTGTTCACTCCAACAAGCATTATTG tATCGATGCAACTGAAGAGACAGACCGCTTGGGTCGGCTTATCAACCACTCTCGAAATGGCAACCTCTATCCAAAAATCATTCTGATTGACAAGCAGCCACGGCTAGTCCTCCTAGCTAACCAAGACATCGCAGCAGGAGAAGAAGTCACTTATGACTACGGTGACAGGAGCAAAGAGTCCATAAAAAATCACCCTTGGCTACTCTTTTAA
- the Set8 gene encoding N-lysine methyltransferase KMT5A isoform X1 encodes MVHGLSTTPNPTWRLRSNGHTKITIESPNRTPHKIQLTPPQPLASLQSSPAESRTRRRYRPNYQTSTVPNSENTLCLHKPKQIKQTAKQDVKSVSDSPCRTTQVKLTEYFPVRRSVRKTKREVLEEKQKSIETAVRNNVQDGLDVEVFENKGRGVVTTRKFSRGEFVVEYAGELISHDEARRREQFYAQDENTGSYMYYFVHSNKHYCIDATEETDRLGRLINHSRNGNLYPKIILIDKQPRLVLLANQDIAAGEEVTYDYGDRSKESIKNHPWLLF; translated from the exons ATGGTTCACG ggCTGTCTACAACGCCTAACCCCACCTGGAGGCTTCGAAGCAATGGCCACACAAAAATCACCATCGAGTCGCCAAACCGGACGCCACATAAAATCCAATTAACTCCTCCACAGCCTCTGGCTTCCCTTCAAAGCTCTCCTGCTGAGAGCAGAACCAGAAGAAG GTACAGACCAAATTATCAGACCTCAACCGTTCCAAATTCTGAAAATACACTCTGCCTTCACAAACCAAAGCAAATAAAACAAACTGCCAAGCAAGATGTAAAAAGTGTCTCTGATAGCCCCTGCAGAACGACTCAGGTGAAATTGACAGAGTACTTCCCCGTCAGACGCAGTGTGCGCAAGACCAAACGTGAGGTCCTCGAAGAAAAACAGAAGTCTATTGAAACAGCTGTCAGGAATAATGTTCAAGATGGTCTGGac GTTGAAGTTTTTGAGAATAAAGGACGAGGAGTCGTAACAACAAGGAAATTTAGTCGAGGAGAATTTGTCGTTGAATATGCTGGAGAACTTATCTCACACGATGAGGCAAGAAGGCGAGAGCAATTTTATGCGCAAGATGAAAACACCGGGTCATACATGTATTATTTTGTTCACTCCAACAAGCATTATTG tATCGATGCAACTGAAGAGACAGACCGCTTGGGTCGGCTTATCAACCACTCTCGAAATGGCAACCTCTATCCAAAAATCATTCTGATTGACAAGCAGCCACGGCTAGTCCTCCTAGCTAACCAAGACATCGCAGCAGGAGAAGAAGTCACTTATGACTACGGTGACAGGAGCAAAGAGTCCATAAAAAATCACCCTTGGCTACTCTTTTAA
- the Set8 gene encoding N-lysine methyltransferase KMT5A isoform X3 codes for MIARLQSDNVSPRGLSTTPNPTWRLRSNGHTKITIESPNRTPHKIQLTPPQPLASLQSSPAESRTRRRYRPNYQTSTVPNSENTLCLHKPKQIKQTAKQDVKSVSDSPCRTTQVKLTEYFPVRRSVRKTKREVLEEKQKSIETAVRNNVQDGLDVEVFENKGRGVVTTRKFSRGEFVVEYAGELISHDEARRREQFYAQDENTGSYMYYFVHSNKHYCIDATEETDRLGRLINHSRNGNLYPKIILIDKQPRLVLLANQDIAAGEEVTYDYGDRSKESIKNHPWLLF; via the exons ATGATAGCAAGACTTCAGAGTGATAACGTCTCACCAAGAG ggCTGTCTACAACGCCTAACCCCACCTGGAGGCTTCGAAGCAATGGCCACACAAAAATCACCATCGAGTCGCCAAACCGGACGCCACATAAAATCCAATTAACTCCTCCACAGCCTCTGGCTTCCCTTCAAAGCTCTCCTGCTGAGAGCAGAACCAGAAGAAG GTACAGACCAAATTATCAGACCTCAACCGTTCCAAATTCTGAAAATACACTCTGCCTTCACAAACCAAAGCAAATAAAACAAACTGCCAAGCAAGATGTAAAAAGTGTCTCTGATAGCCCCTGCAGAACGACTCAGGTGAAATTGACAGAGTACTTCCCCGTCAGACGCAGTGTGCGCAAGACCAAACGTGAGGTCCTCGAAGAAAAACAGAAGTCTATTGAAACAGCTGTCAGGAATAATGTTCAAGATGGTCTGGac GTTGAAGTTTTTGAGAATAAAGGACGAGGAGTCGTAACAACAAGGAAATTTAGTCGAGGAGAATTTGTCGTTGAATATGCTGGAGAACTTATCTCACACGATGAGGCAAGAAGGCGAGAGCAATTTTATGCGCAAGATGAAAACACCGGGTCATACATGTATTATTTTGTTCACTCCAACAAGCATTATTG tATCGATGCAACTGAAGAGACAGACCGCTTGGGTCGGCTTATCAACCACTCTCGAAATGGCAACCTCTATCCAAAAATCATTCTGATTGACAAGCAGCCACGGCTAGTCCTCCTAGCTAACCAAGACATCGCAGCAGGAGAAGAAGTCACTTATGACTACGGTGACAGGAGCAAAGAGTCCATAAAAAATCACCCTTGGCTACTCTTTTAA